In one Culex quinquefasciatus strain JHB chromosome 2, VPISU_Cqui_1.0_pri_paternal, whole genome shotgun sequence genomic region, the following are encoded:
- the LOC6035786 gene encoding uncharacterized protein LOC6035786 encodes MAAGCSKSFTSKYEEELFYDVEFEDFCKSFEFSNSSSCWICNGYYGPSYGEPLCGTCHAFIFPNHPNEEAQGLVTEFSDDEDSGNDEPPENGSEAKDRDDEDGGGGGSADSDVERPRPSAPRNLNQYLDMLSQPRDSDECQQKICSLPVEVLLSIFSYLDDLSLWNVSEVCKQWKRILEVHTPQQMWKKYTKERWPLFQQISTIPNWLHMYGALMNSCFCRTCLIQMAMKTPMAMGRVNHIRANRLRSDIRSLDLDATEGIDAVALDNQLFHWQASILGPAGSPYEGGKFFLYIVIPCSYPMLPPQVRFLTKIVHPNVSRHGDVGIDIIQHNWSLALTISKLLLSVQSLLTDPFTQICMEPELGRMYEADRPKFEALARRWTWKYAMYEVLPPLEGLF; translated from the exons ATGGCTGCCGGCTGCAGCAAGTCGTTCACCTCCAAGTACGAGGAGGAGCTGTTTTACGACGTCGAGTTTGAGGACTTTTGCAAGAGCTTTGAATTTTcg aatTCCTCTTCTTGCTGGATTTGCAACGGATATTACGGACCGAGCTACGGGGAGCCGCTTTGCGGCACGTGTCACGCGTTCATCTTCCCTAACCATCCGAACGAGGAGGCGCAGGGGCTGGTGACGGAGTTTTCCGACGACGAGGATTCCGGGAATGATGAACCGCCGGAGAACGGGTCCGAGGCGAAGGACCGGGACGATGAGGATGGCGGCGGGGGTGGGTCGGCGGATTCGGACGTGGAGCGGCCGCGGCCGTCGGCGCCGCGCAATTTGAACCAGTATTTGGACATGCTTTCGCAGCCGCGGGATTCGGACGAGTGCCAGCAGAAGATTTGCTCACTTCCGGTCGAGGTGCTGCTGTCGATCTTTTCGTATTTGGACGATTTGTCGTTGTGGAACGTGAGCGAGGTGTGCAAGCAGTGGAAGCGGATATTGGAGGTCCACACGCCGCAGCAGATGTGGAAGAAGTATACGAAGGAGAGGTGGCCACTTTTCCAGCAGATTTCCACCATTCCGAACTGGTTGCAT ATGTACGgcgccctgatgaattcctgcTTCTGCCGGACCTGCCTCATCCAGATGGCGATGAAGACGCCGATGGCGATGGGCCGCGTCAACCACATCCGGGCGAACCGACTGCGGAGTGACATCCGCTCGCTCGATCTGGACGCGACCGAGGGAATCGACGCCGTCGCGCTCGACAACCAGCTGTTCCACTGGCAGGCGTCGATTCTGGGGCCCGCCGGAAGTCCGTACGAGGGCGGCAAGTTCTTCCTCTACATTGTCATTCCCTGCTCGTACCCGATGCTGCCGCCGCAGGTTCGCTTCCTGACCAAGATCGTCCACCCGAACGTGTCGCGCCACGGCGACGTCGGAATCGACATCATCCAGCACAACTGGTCGCTCGCGTTGACCATTTCGAAGCTGCTGCTGTCGGTCCAGAGTCTGCTGACCGATCCGTTTACACAG ATCTGCATGGAGCCGGAACTCGGCCGGATGTACGAGGCGGACCGGCCCAAATTCGAGGCGCTGGCCCGGCGGTGGACCTGGAAGTACGCCATGTACGAGGTGCTGCCCCCGCTCGAGGGACTCTTCTAA